The Oscillatoria salina IIICB1 genome contains the following window.
CGATCATACAATTTTTGAGGAAGGAGAAGAAGGGCGATCGCTCTACATCGTCGTTTCCGGACGAGTAAAGGTTCATTTGGGCGATCGCGAACTGGCACAATTAGAGAAGGGAACCTTTTTTGGCGAAATGTCGTTGTTTGACGCGCAACCTCGCTCCGCATCCGTAACTACCCTTGACAAATGCGACTGTTTGACACTCAACCAGCTACAATTACAGGACGCGATCGAAGAAACTCCAGAAATTGCTGTTAATATTACTCGCGCTCTTTCTCGCAGGATTCGGGAATTGAATAGTAAGATTAATGCTTACGAAGCGCAACTACAAGCTGGTAATTATAGTAAGGCTTAAACCGCTTGTGGTTGCGTTTTGGCTTTTCAGTTTTTCTGGGAAAAGCCCGATAATTAATCATCATTAAATACTGTAGTGCGAGCATCTTTATTGCTAGATAAAAAGCTAGATAAAAATCATCTTTTTTGCTGGATAAAAATCATCTTTATTGCTAGATAAAAGCATCTTTTTTGCTGGACAAAAATCATCTTAACTTGCTAGATAAAATCATTTTTTTTGCTGGACAAAAATCATCTTTCTTGCTGGATAATTAATTAAATTTGGTCTAAGATATTGAAGACTCATGAGTTTGTTGTTTCTTTTGGGCAGCTTTAATATCCATTAATCGCTTAATTCCAGGAGGAGGATTTTTACGTTGTTCTTCTCGCATTTTGTGACTCCACTCCAACCAGTCAGCTATGTATTGACTGACTTTGCTTTTTTCGTGGTGGTAATAAAGAATTGTCGCATAAACTTGTTCTAAAGTGATAGTAGGATAGGTTTGAGCAATTTCTTCCGGCGTGCGTGCATGATAAATGTAATCATATAAAATAGTTTCA
Protein-coding sequences here:
- a CDS encoding Crp/Fnr family transcriptional regulator, with product MLSSFERLLFIRRVSIFQELRDEFLVQLASAMDEVAFPVDHTIFEEGEEGRSLYIVVSGRVKVHLGDRELAQLEKGTFFGEMSLFDAQPRSASVTTLDKCDCLTLNQLQLQDAIEETPEIAVNITRALSRRIRELNSKINAYEAQLQAGNYSKA
- a CDS encoding DUF433 domain-containing protein gives rise to the protein MKLEDYFEFLAPDDIRLKGTRVGIETILYDYIYHARTPEEIAQTYPTITLEQVYATILYYHHEKSKVSQYIADWLEWSHKMREEQRKNPPPGIKRLMDIKAAQKKQQTHESSIS